The nucleotide window TTCGATCAGCGTCGAAGAGCGTATTTATGCGTCCATTACCGCCGCGTTGTTGCAGGGGCGCCTGCGGCCGGGCGCGCAGCTCGTCGAACGCGATCTCGCTGCCGCGTTCGGCTGCACGCGCGGCGCGCTCCGCAAGGTACTGGCGCGGCTGGGCTTCGAGGGCAAGCTCGTGCTGGAGGTGAATCGCGGTGCGTTCGTGCCGTCGCCGTCGGAAGAGGACATTCGCCAGGTGTATCGCGCGCGGCAGATCGTCGAGGCGGGCATCGTCGCCGCCTTGTGCGGGGCGTTGAGCGCGCAGCACAAGCGGCGCTTGCGCGCGCACGTGCGCAGTGAAGAAAAGGCGTTGCACGCGGGGGTCGTCGAAGAGTCGGTGCGTCTTGCCGGC belongs to Paraburkholderia sp. FT54 and includes:
- a CDS encoding GntR family transcriptional regulator, with product MAPRPRRSSAADSEAPIQAARDDDSISVEERIYASITAALLQGRLRPGAQLVERDLAAAFGCTRGALRKVLARLGFEGKLVLEVNRGAFVPSPSEEDIRQVYRARQIVEAGIVAALCGALSAQHKRRLRAHVRSEEKALHAGVVEESVRLAGQFHVLLTELAGGTELLGLVGQLVAKTELYKALFDPSKGSTCSADEHTQIIDALDAGDLDIALSAMREHLAELEERVVEQVRKSAAAEDIGTVFRL